One Telluria mixta DNA window includes the following coding sequences:
- a CDS encoding alpha/beta hydrolase, which yields MRTLFRPVFGWRGDGPAGLEPFVHTSTDGSWLAGAVVASRRVPARGVVLLCHPFVKYGMHWFFNHGYHEWLADAGYHVVGFDFKGFGRSTVDGVSFAEDVVAVGEWAHERWPGLPVHVLGASFGAFHALHAIATGRTAFASVLCDSVPATVARFFGGGVTGAVMRGMSTSRWADATGTRPIFRSLPLPDDLPRLFLFGGDDPFIAPAEVARLREACGATSVRVYPDCGHLEVRKAFPGAYRGAILGFLYHSSSSKDYHSWIRTQ from the coding sequence ATGCGAACGCTGTTCCGGCCCGTGTTCGGCTGGCGCGGCGACGGCCCGGCGGGCCTGGAACCGTTCGTCCACACGAGCACGGACGGCAGCTGGCTGGCCGGCGCGGTGGTCGCCAGCCGGCGCGTGCCGGCACGCGGCGTCGTCCTGCTGTGCCACCCGTTCGTCAAATACGGCATGCACTGGTTCTTCAACCACGGCTACCACGAGTGGCTGGCGGATGCCGGCTACCACGTCGTCGGTTTCGACTTCAAGGGCTTCGGCCGCAGCACGGTCGACGGCGTGTCGTTCGCCGAAGACGTCGTCGCCGTGGGCGAATGGGCGCACGAGCGCTGGCCCGGTCTGCCCGTGCACGTGCTGGGCGCGTCGTTTGGCGCCTTTCACGCGCTGCACGCCATCGCGACGGGGCGCACGGCGTTCGCGTCGGTGCTGTGCGACAGCGTGCCGGCGACGGTCGCGCGCTTCTTCGGCGGCGGCGTGACGGGTGCCGTCATGCGGGGCATGAGCACGAGCCGCTGGGCCGATGCGACGGGCACGCGTCCGATCTTCCGCTCGCTGCCGCTGCCGGACGATCTGCCGCGGCTGTTCCTGTTCGGCGGCGACGACCCGTTCATCGCACCGGCCGAGGTGGCGCGCCTGCGCGAGGCCTGCGGGGCGACCAGCGTGCGCGTGTATCCCGACTGCGGCCACCTGGAAGTGCGCAAGGCATTCCCCGGCGCCTACCGCGGCGCCATTCTCGGTTTTCTCTATCATTCATCTTCAAGCAAGGACTATCATTCATGGATTCGAACGCAGTAA
- a CDS encoding diiron oxygenase: MTGQPPIIPLSPRGRLGVETLIEKSHAAPMDLNQVVPWRQGVDRQGVPKKMEHCWIYGTPWFDALTEAQRHEVLWLENARDVSMFILLEQTLPPLYMGYLNAHADALAPDVREYLMIFSKEEIMHTLMFRRYMKLARLPLFGPPDGLHEMLTVQLPKMHPVAGIIATLLLEWVAELSAMFVSQDDVVEPLTREMFHQHHLEEARHIAFGRWVGESFFEHAPEVQAAQMRQMMLGLMARLVPQFTYNPEIARHTSFAFPIACDDQAAIDAVRFSERSLALNEKRFAPLYAWLRKVGVS; the protein is encoded by the coding sequence ATGACCGGTCAACCGCCCATCATCCCGCTCAGCCCGCGCGGCCGGCTCGGCGTGGAAACCCTGATCGAAAAGTCGCACGCGGCGCCGATGGACCTGAACCAGGTCGTGCCGTGGCGGCAGGGCGTCGACCGCCAGGGCGTGCCCAAGAAAATGGAGCACTGCTGGATCTACGGCACCCCGTGGTTCGACGCGCTGACGGAGGCGCAGCGCCACGAGGTGCTGTGGCTGGAAAACGCGCGCGACGTGTCGATGTTCATCCTGCTCGAACAGACGCTGCCGCCGCTGTACATGGGCTACCTGAACGCCCACGCGGATGCGCTGGCGCCGGACGTGCGCGAATACCTGATGATCTTCTCGAAAGAGGAAATCATGCACACGCTGATGTTCCGGCGCTACATGAAGCTGGCGCGGTTGCCGCTGTTCGGCCCACCGGACGGCCTGCACGAGATGCTGACGGTGCAGCTGCCGAAGATGCATCCGGTGGCCGGCATCATCGCGACCTTGCTGCTCGAATGGGTGGCCGAGCTGTCCGCCATGTTCGTGTCGCAGGACGATGTCGTCGAACCGCTGACGCGCGAGATGTTCCATCAGCACCACCTGGAGGAAGCGCGCCACATCGCCTTCGGGCGCTGGGTCGGCGAGTCGTTCTTCGAACATGCGCCGGAAGTGCAGGCCGCACAGATGCGCCAGATGATGCTCGGCCTGATGGCGCGCCTCGTCCCGCAGTTCACGTACAACCCGGAGATCGCGCGCCACACGTCGTTCGCGTTCCCGATCGCCTGCGACGACCAGGCCGCGATCGACGCGGTGCGCTTCTCGGAACGGAGCCTGGCGCTCAACGAGAAGCGCTTCGCGCCGCTGTATGCCTGGCTGCGCAAGGTGGGAGTCTCGTGA
- a CDS encoding phytoene desaturase family protein, giving the protein MDAGSRWDAICVGAGITSLAFGAQVVKRHPGARILVIDKHGVPGGYATVFQRPKAGAAFDCSLHKLSGMGEGGNLRRIFADLGLDAELGLKVPADYFEACLPGGAIRFGNGVDAFRQALHERFPHERAGLDRFFDEVAVHGRNGYHQFQMMDGTFEPDFAQLRYAHKHLKHVTVADALAQRINDPWLREILAATGIYVGGFPEDLGYLYFLHVVYATLTQGNAYVEGASQRLSDVLAARIVAAGGHVLLGTAVRKILSDDAGKVRGVATARGDFYADRVYLNAAPHYALRTLFDDRPALAPIRRKLKNLKPSRSTTTVYLTTDAAPADLGLASTETMIFASGADASRAARAVCDGDEACERAYWRDSVMEVTNYHALNPSGGRIVCLNVLDTMAHWPERRSPAYKLKKARALNVMLERLYAAKPGLRGHVVYTEVSTPRTYERFTNNTDGAGYGAMVGTDLSGHVFHHAFPIAGVHFLSAWVAGPSYEAAFGYAEMKAKQWAA; this is encoded by the coding sequence ATGGACGCCGGCAGCCGTTGGGACGCGATCTGCGTCGGTGCCGGCATCACCAGCCTCGCGTTCGGCGCGCAGGTGGTGAAGCGGCATCCCGGCGCACGCATCCTCGTCATCGACAAGCACGGCGTGCCGGGCGGCTATGCGACCGTGTTCCAGCGTCCGAAGGCGGGCGCCGCCTTCGACTGCAGCCTGCACAAGCTGAGCGGCATGGGGGAGGGCGGCAATCTGCGCCGGATCTTCGCCGACCTCGGGCTCGATGCGGAACTGGGCCTGAAGGTGCCGGCCGATTATTTCGAGGCCTGCCTGCCCGGCGGCGCCATTCGCTTCGGCAACGGCGTCGACGCTTTCCGCCAGGCGCTGCACGAGCGCTTCCCGCACGAGCGCGCTGGCCTGGACCGGTTCTTCGACGAGGTGGCGGTCCACGGTCGCAACGGCTACCACCAGTTCCAGATGATGGACGGGACCTTCGAGCCGGACTTCGCGCAGCTGCGCTACGCCCACAAGCACCTGAAGCACGTGACGGTGGCCGATGCGCTCGCGCAGCGCATCAACGACCCGTGGCTGCGGGAGATCCTCGCGGCCACCGGCATCTACGTGGGCGGCTTCCCGGAAGACCTGGGCTATTTGTACTTCCTGCACGTCGTGTACGCGACGCTCACGCAGGGCAATGCCTACGTCGAGGGCGCGTCGCAGCGCCTGTCGGACGTACTCGCGGCCCGTATCGTCGCGGCCGGCGGCCACGTGCTGCTGGGGACCGCGGTCCGGAAGATCCTCAGCGACGACGCCGGCAAGGTCCGTGGCGTTGCGACGGCCAGGGGCGATTTTTACGCGGACCGCGTGTACCTGAACGCTGCGCCGCATTACGCGCTGCGCACCCTGTTCGACGACCGGCCGGCGTTGGCTCCCATACGGCGCAAGCTGAAGAACCTGAAACCGTCGCGCTCGACGACGACCGTGTACCTGACGACGGACGCGGCGCCGGCGGACCTCGGCCTCGCCAGCACCGAGACGATGATCTTCGCATCCGGCGCCGACGCGAGCCGCGCCGCACGCGCCGTCTGTGACGGCGACGAAGCGTGCGAACGGGCCTACTGGCGCGACAGCGTCATGGAAGTCACGAACTACCACGCGCTCAATCCGAGCGGCGGGCGCATCGTCTGCCTGAACGTGCTGGACACGATGGCGCACTGGCCGGAACGCCGGTCGCCCGCCTACAAGCTGAAAAAGGCGCGCGCGCTGAACGTCATGCTCGAACGGCTGTATGCCGCGAAACCGGGCTTGCGCGGGCATGTCGTCTACACGGAAGTGTCGACGCCGCGCACGTACGAGCGTTTTACCAACAACACGGACGGAGCGGGCTATGGCGCGATGGTGGGGACGGACTTGTCCGGCCATGTGTTCCACCACGCGTTCCCGATCGCGGGCGTCCATTTTCTCAGCGCCTGGGTGGCCGGCCCCAGTTACGAGGCCGCGTTCGGGTATGCCGAGATGAAGGCGAAGCAATGGGCAGCCTAG
- a CDS encoding acyl carrier protein, which produces MNVAEFLQDAIVELKDVDESTLIPALTFEELELDSLDYVEIQLRIKKKFKVEITPELFASGQLKNLGDLYAYIETNQPQAAVA; this is translated from the coding sequence ATGAATGTAGCCGAATTCCTGCAGGATGCGATCGTGGAACTGAAGGACGTCGACGAGTCGACGCTCATCCCGGCGCTGACGTTCGAGGAACTGGAACTGGACAGCCTGGACTACGTGGAAATCCAGCTGCGCATCAAGAAGAAGTTCAAGGTCGAGATCACGCCGGAGCTGTTCGCATCGGGCCAGTTGAAGAACCTGGGCGACCTGTATGCGTACATCGAGACGAACCAGCCGCAGGCGGCGGTGGCGTGA
- a CDS encoding beta-ketoacyl-[acyl-carrier-protein] synthase family protein, which produces MHPKRVVVTGYGAVSALGENVPEIWDAIMNYRVGYQLTEFPDPKINARFFSFMEDRRQRYAGFPKAVLKMLPTFAKNALVASREALQMAFGSADEIHRFVKSPFDIGAIIGTGWGGMDSVNDNNNDYRESGLSSSFATLMSMHSIGTAAVALNWNMRGYQNTPVAACATGTIAIGDAYEVIKSGRARVMLAGGSESLKETFNVWSIDVIQALSKEQHDVRRACCPFSARRTGFVLAEGAAVLCLEEREHALARGAAILGEITGYGNYSDAYDMTAPADDLRARHMAIVQAVGQAPDRIGYINLHGTSTPINDVNETNTIKSAFGDGAPGIPMSSTKSYTGHLIGAAGSMETIFCLKTLETGIIPATIHMDEADPACDLDYTPNEHRQVERIDAALNVSFGFGGANSALVVGRA; this is translated from the coding sequence ATGCACCCCAAACGCGTCGTCGTCACCGGCTACGGAGCCGTCTCCGCCCTGGGCGAAAACGTCCCGGAAATCTGGGACGCGATCATGAATTACCGCGTCGGTTACCAGCTGACCGAGTTCCCCGACCCCAAGATCAATGCCCGCTTCTTCAGCTTCATGGAAGACAGGCGCCAGCGCTACGCCGGCTTCCCGAAAGCCGTGCTGAAAATGCTGCCGACGTTCGCGAAGAACGCCCTGGTCGCTTCGCGCGAAGCCCTGCAGATGGCCTTCGGCAGCGCCGACGAGATTCACCGGTTCGTGAAATCCCCGTTCGACATCGGCGCCATCATCGGCACCGGCTGGGGCGGCATGGACTCGGTCAACGACAACAACAACGATTACCGCGAGAGCGGCCTGTCGTCGTCGTTCGCCACCCTGATGTCCATGCACAGCATCGGCACCGCCGCCGTCGCGCTGAACTGGAATATGCGCGGCTACCAGAACACGCCGGTCGCGGCCTGCGCGACGGGCACCATCGCCATCGGCGACGCCTATGAAGTCATCAAGTCCGGCCGCGCCAGGGTGATGCTGGCCGGCGGCAGCGAATCGCTGAAGGAGACGTTCAACGTCTGGTCGATCGACGTCATCCAGGCCCTGAGCAAGGAACAGCACGACGTGCGCCGCGCCTGCTGCCCATTCAGCGCGCGCCGCACCGGCTTCGTGCTGGCGGAAGGCGCCGCCGTCCTGTGCCTGGAAGAGCGCGAGCATGCGCTGGCGCGCGGCGCCGCGATCCTCGGCGAGATCACGGGCTACGGTAATTACTCGGACGCGTACGACATGACGGCGCCCGCCGACGACCTGCGCGCGCGCCACATGGCGATCGTGCAGGCCGTCGGCCAGGCACCGGACCGCATCGGCTACATCAACCTGCACGGCACGTCCACGCCGATCAACGACGTCAACGAGACGAACACGATCAAGTCCGCGTTCGGCGACGGCGCGCCCGGCATCCCGATGTCGAGCACCAAGTCGTACACGGGCCACCTGATCGGCGCGGCCGGTTCGATGGAAACGATCTTCTGCCTGAAGACGCTGGAGACGGGCATCATCCCGGCCACGATCCACATGGACGAAGCGGATCCCGCGTGCGACCTCGATTACACGCCGAACGAACACCGCCAGGTGGAGCGGATCGATGCGGCCCTCAACGTCAGCTTCGGCTTCGGCGGCGCCAACAGCGCCCTCGTCGTCGGGCGCGCGTAA
- the serS gene encoding serine--tRNA ligase: protein MIDIQLLRKDIDNAAARLASRKYQLDVAGFNALEAERKAIQTRTEELQGKRNSLSKQIGMLKGKGEDTSAVMAEVAGIGDELKANETALAQVQDKLAQFMAAIPNLPHPSTPVGQDESGNVEVRKVGTPRAFDFEVKDHVDVGSPLGLDFDTATKLTGSRFAVMKGGIARLHRALAQYMLDTHTGQHGYTECYTPYMVNADSLRGTGQLPKFEEDLFAVKKGGAEGEGENFYLIPTSEVSLTNMVRDEIVAAESLPIRITAHTPCFRSEAGSYGRDTRGMIRQHQFDKVELVQIAHPEQSYDALEEMVGQAETILKNLGLPYRVMQLCTGDMGFSAAKTYDLEVWLPAQNTYREISSLSNCEDFQARRMQARFRNAKGKPELLHTLNGSGLAVGRTLVAVLENYQQADGSVVIPEVLRPYMGGLERLAPAA, encoded by the coding sequence ATGATAGACATCCAACTCCTCCGCAAAGACATCGACAACGCCGCCGCACGTCTCGCGAGCCGCAAGTACCAGCTGGACGTCGCCGGATTCAACGCCCTCGAAGCCGAGCGCAAGGCGATCCAGACGCGCACCGAGGAATTGCAGGGCAAGCGCAACTCGCTGTCCAAGCAGATCGGCATGCTGAAAGGCAAGGGCGAGGACACGAGCGCCGTGATGGCGGAAGTGGCCGGCATCGGCGACGAGTTGAAGGCCAACGAGACCGCGCTCGCCCAGGTGCAGGACAAGCTGGCCCAGTTCATGGCCGCGATCCCGAACCTGCCGCACCCGTCCACGCCGGTGGGCCAGGACGAGTCGGGCAACGTGGAAGTCCGCAAGGTGGGCACGCCGCGCGCATTCGATTTCGAAGTGAAGGACCACGTCGACGTCGGCAGCCCGCTGGGCCTCGATTTCGACACGGCCACCAAGCTGACCGGCTCGCGCTTCGCCGTGATGAAAGGCGGCATCGCCCGCCTGCACCGCGCGCTGGCGCAATACATGCTGGACACGCACACGGGCCAGCACGGCTACACGGAGTGCTACACCCCGTACATGGTCAACGCGGATTCGCTGCGCGGCACGGGCCAGCTGCCGAAGTTCGAGGAAGACCTGTTCGCCGTGAAAAAAGGCGGCGCGGAAGGCGAGGGCGAGAATTTCTACCTGATCCCGACGTCGGAAGTGTCGCTGACCAATATGGTGCGTGACGAGATCGTCGCGGCGGAATCCCTGCCGATCAGGATCACGGCGCATACCCCGTGCTTCCGCTCGGAAGCGGGCAGCTATGGCCGCGACACCCGCGGCATGATCCGCCAGCACCAGTTCGACAAGGTCGAGCTCGTCCAGATCGCGCACCCGGAACAGTCGTACGACGCGCTGGAAGAGATGGTGGGCCAGGCCGAGACGATCCTGAAGAACCTGGGCCTGCCGTACCGCGTGATGCAGCTGTGCACGGGCGACATGGGCTTTTCCGCCGCGAAGACCTACGACCTGGAAGTGTGGCTGCCGGCGCAGAACACCTACCGCGAGATCTCGTCGCTGTCGAACTGCGAAGACTTCCAGGCCCGCCGCATGCAGGCCCGCTTCCGCAACGCCAAGGGCAAGCCGGAACTGCTGCACACGCTGAACGGGTCGGGCCTGGCCGTGGGCCGTACGCTGGTCGCGGTGCTGGAGAATTACCAGCAGGCGGATGGCAGCGTCGTGATTCCGGAGGTGCTGCGTCCGTACATGGGTGGGCTGGAGCGTCTGGCGCCGGCGGCGTAA
- a CDS encoding 2-hydroxyacid dehydrogenase gives MKTAIFSARPYDKSMLSDANREAGHDLRFLEDRLTLQTAALATGCGAVCVFVNDTVDAEVLALLAQQGTRLVATRSTGYNHIDVAAAGRLGIAVVRVTDYSPHSVAEFAVGLLLAVNRKIARASARTRDGNFDLHGLMGFDLHGKTVGVIGTGKIGTIFARIMTGFGCTVVGHDRYPSPAFEALGGRYVGIDELLDCSDVVSLHCPLTEETRHIVNATSLARAKRGGILVNTSRGGLVDTEAAIAALKTGQLGGLAIDVYEQEASLFFQDLSSTIITDDVIQRLVSFPNVIVTGHQAFFTVEAIGQIMRTTIESLTAFEQGRELVNRVPVS, from the coding sequence ATGAAAACCGCCATCTTCAGTGCCCGTCCGTACGACAAGTCGATGCTGTCGGACGCCAACCGGGAAGCCGGCCACGACCTGCGCTTCCTGGAAGATCGCCTGACGCTTCAGACGGCCGCCCTGGCAACAGGCTGCGGCGCCGTCTGCGTCTTCGTCAACGACACGGTCGACGCAGAGGTCCTCGCGCTGCTCGCGCAGCAGGGCACACGCCTGGTGGCGACGCGCTCCACCGGCTACAACCACATCGACGTGGCCGCGGCCGGGCGGCTCGGCATCGCGGTCGTGCGCGTGACGGACTATTCGCCGCACTCGGTGGCGGAATTCGCGGTGGGCCTGCTGCTCGCGGTGAACCGCAAGATCGCCCGCGCGAGCGCCCGCACGCGCGACGGCAACTTCGATCTGCACGGCCTGATGGGCTTCGACCTGCACGGCAAGACCGTGGGCGTGATCGGCACAGGCAAGATCGGCACGATCTTCGCGCGCATCATGACCGGCTTCGGCTGCACGGTGGTCGGCCACGACCGCTATCCGTCGCCGGCGTTCGAGGCGCTGGGCGGACGCTACGTCGGCATCGACGAACTGCTGGACTGCAGCGACGTCGTCTCGCTGCACTGCCCACTGACGGAAGAGACGCGCCACATCGTGAACGCGACGTCGCTGGCGCGGGCCAAGCGGGGTGGCATCCTTGTGAACACGAGCCGCGGCGGACTGGTGGACACCGAGGCCGCGATTGCCGCGCTGAAGACGGGGCAGCTGGGCGGTCTCGCGATCGACGTGTACGAACAGGAGGCAAGCCTGTTCTTCCAGGATTTGTCGTCGACGATCATCACGGATGACGTCATTCAGCGGCTGGTGTCGTTTCCGAACGTGATCGTCACCGGGCACCAGGCGTTCTTTACCGTCGAGGCCATCGGGCAGATTATGCGGACGACCATCGAGAGTTTGACGGCGTTCGAGCAGGGGAGGGAATTGGTGAATCGCGTCCCGGTCAGCTAA
- a CDS encoding glycoside hydrolase family 5 protein, whose product MKALSTLSAALLAVLLAGCGGGGSASAPTAPVAVMPTPAPTPAPTPAPTPAPTPAPAPTPAPATSLYPSYNTNPIPADMTGMSHDAQQIAASVRIGFNIGNTMEAIGGETAWGNPLITNDLIKAVKQAGFNAIRLPVAWDQYADQKTGQISATWLARVKQVVQYCVDNDMVVLVNIHWDGGWLEKNITPARKDAVNAKQKAYWEQIATTLRDFDEHVMFASANEPATGNEQNTDVPTLKAAVDVLKSYHQTFVDTVRATGGKNAYRVLVVQAPETNIDLMVKYMPTLPTDKVAGRMMAEVHFYAPFNFVLMEKDESWGKQAYYWGAGNHSTTDTDRNPTWGEEDYVDAQFASLKTAFVDKGIPVLLGEFAAQRRTNLTGDALALHLKSRNYYHTYVVKKARANGVQPFFWDIGAPDDQSGSIFDRRTYQVRGQATLDALMAGLAAK is encoded by the coding sequence ATGAAAGCCTTGTCCACGCTGTCTGCCGCATTGCTCGCGGTGCTGCTCGCCGGTTGCGGAGGTGGCGGTTCCGCATCGGCGCCCACTGCTCCGGTTGCCGTCATGCCGACGCCGGCACCAACGCCGGCACCAACGCCGGCACCAACGCCGGCACCAACGCCTGCGCCGGCACCCACACCCGCGCCCGCTACAAGCCTGTACCCGAGCTACAACACGAATCCCATCCCCGCCGACATGACGGGCATGTCCCATGACGCCCAGCAGATCGCAGCCTCGGTCCGCATCGGCTTCAACATCGGTAACACGATGGAAGCCATCGGCGGCGAAACAGCCTGGGGCAATCCCCTGATCACGAACGACCTCATCAAGGCCGTCAAGCAAGCCGGCTTCAACGCGATCCGCCTGCCCGTGGCGTGGGACCAGTATGCGGACCAGAAGACGGGCCAGATCAGTGCCACCTGGCTCGCCCGCGTGAAGCAGGTCGTCCAGTACTGCGTCGACAACGACATGGTCGTCCTCGTCAACATCCACTGGGACGGCGGCTGGCTGGAAAAGAACATCACGCCCGCCAGGAAGGACGCCGTGAATGCCAAGCAGAAGGCGTACTGGGAACAGATCGCGACGACCCTGCGCGATTTCGACGAGCACGTGATGTTCGCCAGCGCCAACGAACCGGCCACGGGCAATGAGCAGAATACCGACGTGCCGACGCTGAAGGCGGCAGTCGATGTCCTGAAGAGCTATCACCAGACCTTCGTCGACACGGTGCGCGCCACCGGCGGCAAGAACGCCTACCGCGTGCTGGTCGTGCAGGCCCCGGAGACCAACATCGACCTGATGGTGAAATACATGCCGACGCTGCCGACCGACAAGGTGGCTGGCCGGATGATGGCCGAGGTCCACTTCTACGCGCCGTTCAATTTCGTGCTGATGGAAAAGGATGAAAGCTGGGGCAAACAGGCTTATTACTGGGGCGCGGGCAACCACTCGACGACGGATACCGACCGCAATCCGACATGGGGCGAGGAAGATTACGTCGATGCGCAATTTGCCAGCCTGAAGACGGCGTTCGTCGACAAGGGCATTCCGGTCCTGCTCGGCGAGTTCGCCGCCCAGCGGCGCACGAACCTGACGGGCGACGCCCTGGCGCTGCACCTCAAGTCGCGCAACTACTATCATACCTACGTCGTCAAGAAGGCCCGCGCCAACGGCGTGCAGCCGTTCTTCTGGGACATCGGGGCACCGGACGACCAGTCGGGCAGCATCTTCGATCGCCGGACGTACCAGGTGCGCGGCCAGGCGACGCTGGATGCGCTGATGGCGGGCCTGGCGGCGAAGTAA
- a CDS encoding glycoside hydrolase family 5 protein, which produces MSVFSRFCITLLAVSLAGCGSSGAATAAATTARTAAAPYPSYNTNPAPADMTGMSHNAQQIAASIRIGWNIGNAMEAIGGETAWENPQVSNALIQAVKKAGFNAIRLPVSWDQYADQKTGQISAAWLNRVKQVVQYCVDNDMVVLVNVHWDGGWLERNVTPGKKDAVNAKQKAYWEQIATALRDFDEHVMFASANEPGAPNAPAATVLMSYHQTFVDAVRATGGRNAYRVLVVQGPDTDIDKTVKLMHTLPADKVPGRMMAEIHFYGPYNFVMMDKDESWGNQAYYWGAGNHSKTDTKHNPTFGEEAFVDAQFASLKRKFVDKGIPVVLGEFSAMRRKNLTGDALALHLKSRNDYHTHVVKAAVANGVLPFYWDVGVTDGIFDRKTSLVRDQATLDALMAGLAP; this is translated from the coding sequence ATGAGCGTTTTCTCCAGGTTCTGCATCACGTTGCTCGCGGTGTCGCTTGCGGGTTGCGGCAGCAGTGGCGCGGCCACCGCCGCCGCAACGACGGCCCGGACGGCGGCGGCCCCGTATCCGAGCTACAACACGAACCCGGCACCGGCCGACATGACGGGCATGTCGCACAATGCGCAACAGATCGCGGCGTCGATCCGCATCGGCTGGAACATCGGCAATGCGATGGAGGCGATCGGCGGCGAAACGGCATGGGAGAATCCCCAGGTCTCGAATGCGCTGATCCAGGCCGTCAAGAAAGCCGGATTCAATGCAATCCGCCTGCCCGTGTCGTGGGACCAGTACGCGGACCAGAAGACGGGCCAGATCAGCGCCGCCTGGCTCAATCGCGTGAAGCAGGTCGTCCAGTACTGTGTCGACAACGACATGGTTGTACTCGTCAACGTCCACTGGGATGGCGGCTGGCTCGAGAGGAATGTCACGCCCGGCAAGAAGGACGCCGTCAATGCCAAGCAAAAGGCGTACTGGGAACAGATCGCCACGGCGTTGCGCGACTTCGACGAGCACGTGATGTTTGCCAGCGCCAACGAACCGGGTGCGCCGAACGCGCCGGCGGCCACGGTCCTGATGAGCTATCACCAGACCTTCGTCGACGCGGTGCGCGCCACCGGCGGCCGGAACGCCTACCGCGTGCTGGTCGTGCAGGGGCCCGACACCGACATCGACAAGACGGTCAAGCTGATGCACACGCTGCCGGCCGACAAGGTACCCGGCCGGATGATGGCCGAGATCCACTTCTATGGCCCGTATAATTTCGTGATGATGGACAAGGACGAAAGCTGGGGCAACCAGGCCTATTACTGGGGCGCGGGCAACCATTCGAAGACGGACACGAAGCACAATCCGACGTTTGGCGAGGAAGCGTTCGTCGATGCGCAGTTCGCCAGCCTGAAGCGGAAATTCGTCGACAAGGGCATTCCCGTCGTGCTGGGAGAATTCAGCGCCATGCGGCGCAAGAACCTGACGGGCGATGCCCTGGCGCTGCACCTCAAGTCGCGCAATGACTACCATACCCATGTGGTCAAGGCGGCCGTCGCCAACGGCGTGCTGCCGTTCTACTGGGACGTCGGTGTGACGGACGGCATCTTCGACCGCAAGACCAGCCTGGTGCGCGACCAGGCGACGCTCGATGCGTTGATGGCGGGTCTCGCTCCCTGA
- a CDS encoding MaoC/PaaZ C-terminal domain-containing protein — translation MQTAKHLAAAPMPLTLSFDMPAVEQWAQFSSDRNPIHFDLAHARAAGLDALIVHGMLAMMPMKEAASQAVAPDGWMKFRTLLRNPIAHDRDVVFTTKPAADGIAFRLHDTTGKTEHFRGTYGRVGDPSAQLQGDTPRGKPLERAHLDRFFATYPHVRERWIALDAVVFSQFMRSRLHVLERLAHAHMMRLSGGAPASRVVVQSSHTVTFDAAFFDASADADQWNRLHHALLTPELLASGNQIGGVVALPVLCAGRLVMLVEVGLVARFDTDIPN, via the coding sequence ATGCAGACTGCAAAACACCTGGCCGCCGCGCCGATGCCGCTGACGCTGTCGTTCGACATGCCCGCGGTGGAGCAGTGGGCGCAGTTTTCCAGCGACCGCAATCCGATCCACTTCGACCTCGCGCACGCCCGCGCGGCCGGCCTCGATGCGCTGATCGTGCACGGCATGCTCGCGATGATGCCGATGAAGGAAGCCGCGTCGCAAGCCGTCGCACCCGACGGCTGGATGAAGTTCCGCACCCTGCTGCGCAACCCCATCGCGCACGACCGCGACGTCGTCTTCACGACGAAGCCGGCGGCCGACGGTATCGCGTTCCGCCTGCACGACACCACGGGCAAGACGGAACACTTCCGCGGCACATATGGCCGGGTGGGCGACCCGTCGGCCCAGTTGCAGGGCGACACGCCGCGCGGCAAGCCGCTCGAACGCGCGCACCTCGACCGGTTCTTCGCCACGTACCCGCACGTGCGCGAACGCTGGATCGCACTCGATGCGGTCGTGTTTTCCCAATTCATGCGCTCGCGGCTGCACGTCCTCGAACGCCTGGCGCACGCACACATGATGCGCCTGTCCGGCGGCGCGCCTGCATCGCGGGTGGTCGTGCAATCGAGCCACACGGTCACGTTCGACGCGGCGTTCTTCGACGCCTCCGCCGATGCGGACCAGTGGAACCGACTGCATCACGCCTTGCTCACGCCCGAATTGCTCGCCAGCGGCAATCAGATCGGCGGCGTCGTCGCGCTGCCGGTCCTGTGTGCGGGCCGTCTCGTCATGCTGGTGGAAGTCGGCCTGGTCGCCAGGTTCGACACTGATATCCCTAACTAA